AGGTCTACGAGGGTCTCCAACTCCTATCGGCCTCACGGAAGGGGGCCGTGGGACGGGTCAAGGGGCGAGGGATGGGCTCGCAGGGCCTGCCGACGAACGTCATGGAGTTCGTCAACGACCTGGTCACGGAGTTGGAAGAGAGAGAGCCGGACGACAGGGAGTAGCACCTGCCCGAAGCCCGACCGGAGGCTTCGGACAGCATGCGGGGCCGCTCCTGCTCTCGGGCCGCTCTCTACCGGTCGTGGTGTCGGCCAGCGGCGATCACGGCCCGGATCGCGTGCAGCGCGTCGAGGTCTTCGAGGGGGTCCCCCTCGATCACCAGCAGGTCTGCGCGGAATCCCGGAGCGATCCGGCCCGTCGTCTTGCCCAGTCCAAGCGCGTCGGCCGCGTCGGCCGTGGCCATGTCGAGGATCTTGCTGTTTGGCAGGCCCAGGTGCGCATAGAACGACAGGGCAGGCACCAGTCCGTCGAACCCCGCGCGCTGGACTCCCGCGTCGGTTCCGGCGACGAGCTTTGCGCCGGCCTCCGCCATCTGACGGACGAGGTCGAACATGGCTGCGGCCCGTTCCTCGCCGAAGAAGCGCGGGAGCATCTGCCAGTGGGGGCTCACGGCCGGGCAGACGGCGATGCCTTCTTCGACGATCCGCTTCAGGACGTCCTGCCGGAGGTCGAAGCCGTCAGCTGTCATCCAGGTGCAGTGCTCGATCGTGTCCACGCCCGCTTCCACAGCGGCGGCGATGCCGTCCGCGCCGTGTGCGTGGGCAGCTACCGGCACGCCGGCCTTGTGCGCCTCGTCCACCAGGGCCTGCAACTCCTCCGGGGTGAACTGGCTCTGCCAGCTCTTTGGCCCATCCTTGGTCAGGCCGCCTCCGGTCACCATGGCCTTGATCACGCCCGCGCCCGCCGCGAGGTTGCGCCGTACGAGATCGCGGACCTGGTCCACGCCGGAGACCTCGCCGCCCAGGAAGTGGCAGTGCCCGCCAGGAGGGGTGGCCGGTGTGCCCGCGGACACGATTCGCGGGCCAGGCGTGCTGCCTCGGCTGATCTCCTCGTCCAGGCGGAGTGCCAGGCCGTTGCGGTCTCCCAGGTCCCGGACCGTCGTAACCCCGCTGGACAGGAGCTGTTCCGCACGCCGACGCATGTCCTCCAGCAGCTTCTCGTCACTCGACTCGGCGAGGGTGGCCACTGGGTCGCCGCCGCCGTCGAACGCGAGGTGTACGTGGGCGTCGATCAGTCCGGGCAGCAGCGTCGCGTCGGGGAACGCCAGGTGCTTCCCGTCCGCGCCGACCCGGTCGGCTAGCTGGGTGCGCGGTCCGACCGCGGCGATCGAGTCACCCTCAACGAGGACGGCGCCGTCCTCCAGGTACTTCCCGGAGCCGGTCAGGACCCGGCTGGCGGTGATCAGCATTTCGTTAGGTCTCCCTCTCACTTCCACGGTCACGCGGTCAGCCGGAGCGCTTCCGACACCGCGATCAACTGACGGACGTCCGCGTCCCGGTCGTCCTCCTTCGGCACCGCGAGCGGCACCGCCTGTCCCGGTGCCGGAGCCCCCTGTCGGATCGTGTCGGCGGCACGCCGTAGTCGGCTCGCGAGTTCCGCAGGATCCAGGCTGAGCAGGTCGGCGTCACAGTCCTCGTCGACCAGGTAGGGGCTGATGTCGACCAGGCCGTCCCGGCATTCCACTATCCGCCGGTGGTAGCGACGGTGCACGCCACGCGCCCGCCACCGATCCCACAGGCGGCGGGAGGCAGGGCGAAGTTCGTTCTCCGGGTAGACGTCGGTCAGCAGCTGCCACAAGGGGCTCAGCCGACGGTGATCGCGGCGCCGCCGCAGCCACAGCCGGATGGCCGTGATCCTGGAGCGACTCGCCGAATAGGTGATGCCCGCGACGAAGAGCAGGATCGACACGACAAGCCAGAACGCCACGCCGGCCGTGAGCCGGTTCGGAATGGTTCCGCCGCTCCAGCGGACGACGACAAAGACCGCGCGGACGGCGCAGGCCACCGCCATGGCGCCGAGGCCGATCGCCGTCATCCACAGCCCTGTGGCATGCGGTCGGCTCGACATGCGGGCATAGCGTGCGGTCCACCGTCCGGCGGCACCGAGCGCGTACATCAGGTACAGGCCCGCGCCGGCGTAGAAGAAGGCGATCTGCGGGATCGTCATGTCTGCTGTGCTG
Above is a window of Streptomyces sp. DT2A-34 DNA encoding:
- a CDS encoding MAB_1171c family putative transporter; the encoded protein is MSGILLLIIAAAVVWRLYLWSRAPHDAPTRSVALCLLSAGLSYPVAMPGGTTGIDTVAGHGTAKLIQNVLLLLTVYFLMCFYLYSADGRAARRRARWEAVVVSVVTVAIILAAATVPHEDFAGSFSTADMTIPQIAFFYAGAGLYLMYALGAAGRWTARYARMSSRPHATGLWMTAIGLGAMAVACAVRAVFVVVRWSGGTIPNRLTAGVAFWLVVSILLFVAGITYSASRSRITAIRLWLRRRRDHRRLSPLWQLLTDVYPENELRPASRRLWDRWRARGVHRRYHRRIVECRDGLVDISPYLVDEDCDADLLSLDPAELASRLRRAADTIRQGAPAPGQAVPLAVPKEDDRDADVRQLIAVSEALRLTA
- a CDS encoding amidohydrolase family protein; amino-acid sequence: MLITASRVLTGSGKYLEDGAVLVEGDSIAAVGPRTQLADRVGADGKHLAFPDATLLPGLIDAHVHLAFDGGGDPVATLAESSDEKLLEDMRRRAEQLLSSGVTTVRDLGDRNGLALRLDEEISRGSTPGPRIVSAGTPATPPGGHCHFLGGEVSGVDQVRDLVRRNLAAGAGVIKAMVTGGGLTKDGPKSWQSQFTPEELQALVDEAHKAGVPVAAHAHGADGIAAAVEAGVDTIEHCTWMTADGFDLRQDVLKRIVEEGIAVCPAVSPHWQMLPRFFGEERAAAMFDLVRQMAEAGAKLVAGTDAGVQRAGFDGLVPALSFYAHLGLPNSKILDMATADAADALGLGKTTGRIAPGFRADLLVIEGDPLEDLDALHAIRAVIAAGRHHDR